The segment CaacattagaaaaagaaattatcacaGTTAGAAGAAAAGTGAGCAAAACCCCGCTCAAGGTCACATAAACACATATGCAAGGCTAGTTCAAGTACAGTGCTCAATTTACAACCAATAAACACCTGGCGTGTAAAAAGATTTATTGCAAGCCTGCAAATATTACAAGTCTCAGTTCTATCAAGCATCGACAAAGGCTTTGAAGAAAAacggaaagaaaggaaaagaaaatgttaCTTAGCAACGTGATTGCTTACACACATATACAATCCACTAACAAATTTCTCACAGTAGTAACTAAAATGAAAACTATAATACTTAATCAAATTGGAAGAGAGCAAAGCCAAGAGCTCCAGAAAACTAGCCTTTGCAAACTAAACATCCATGACGCAGAAAAAATTTATTCTGCTTATCAGTAGGAATAAATCTACATGGGGGGATAATTTTCCTCAGGGATGGCCTTGAAAACACCATTCTTTGTATGATATCAACTTTCACATTATCACACCACTTCAAATTTACCTCCCTCAATCTCATACAGCTTTGCACCACTCCATTTACCCCTTTTATCGTCACATTCAGGCAACCTTCCAGGTCCAACTGCAACAATCCATGGCATCTCTTTGCAATCATCATCAATGCTTCATCATCCAGTACTGGTCCTTCTGCTTGCACAACCTCCAACTTAGGAAGTTCAAAGTCTATATCCAGACACTTTATCCCTGAACAATGATTCATCTCCAAATGTCTTATTTCACCACAACTCCTTAAAACTTCTCTAATCCCTTCTTCTGTAATAGTAGGACAGTGGCTGATCTTGAGCTCTTGCAAATTGGGGCAACAAAATGCAATCTTTTTTATGCATTCATCACTCAAACTCTCATTCCTGGCCAAGTTTAGAGACATGACACAGGGGTTGATTCCAAAATCCACCAGAAACTCTTCCACCCCTAAATTTGTTCTCTCCATTTTGACATCTTTCAACAAGGAACAGTTACTTACAAGCATAAAGAAGGTCAAACTCGTCAGCTTAGAACATAAACTAAGGTTTATGAAGGTCAGCTTCCGGAGAAACTCACACAAATCAATCATGGACTCATCGGTCAAAAAATTTGCTCCTTCAAGATCCAAGTATTCAAGAAACTGATACTTATACAACAAATATGAAACTCCAACAAATGTGAAATCATAGCAATGACAGATAGTCAGTTTCTTTAGTGGAAGACAAGCGTCTGCAATCGAAGAAAGCAATTCATCGGAGATAAACGAATGTGAGAGATTAACTTCAGATAAATTTTTCGCAAACACAAATGATTCTTGAAAATACAGTTCAATAGAAGGGATTCCAATTCCATCCACcgaaatataattcaaattaatgcATCTACGCATAACCGAACCAATTCCATTCTGGGTTATAAAATCACACTCACGAATCACTATTTCCCTTAACAACAAACAATTCTCCGATAAAAACTGAAGTGATTTATCAGAAATGAATTGGTTACCAGAAAGATCAATCTTAAGCAAACTCTTGAGCTTCATTGACAAGTGAATGATCCCTTCATCAGTTACAATCCCTGAAAAACGCTGCAGATCCAAGGACCCAATTGGATAAAAACGTGAATTATATTGCGG is part of the Populus nigra chromosome 8, ddPopNigr1.1, whole genome shotgun sequence genome and harbors:
- the LOC133702268 gene encoding uncharacterized protein LOC133702268, whose translation is MRDRSTELPPECWELIFNFLDHHRHFESLSLVSTQFLSITNHLRRSLIISSQTSPFLPNLFQRFPNLKGIEIREFDGDLNFLLHQISNSGLDLESLTLSSQDHFPLMGLRELGLRMRNLRKLSCPEMNCLQDNHLFEIGNSFPMLEDLNISFPQYNSRFYPIGSLDLQRFSGIVTDEGIIHLSMKLKSLLKIDLSGNQFISDKSLQFLSENCLLLREIVIRECDFITQNGIGSVMRRCINLNYISVDGIGIPSIELYFQESFVFAKNLSEVNLSHSFISDELLSSIADACLPLKKLTICHCYDFTFVGVSYLLYKYQFLEYLDLEGANFLTDESMIDLCEFLRKLTFINLSLCSKLTSLTFFMLVSNCSLLKDVKMERTNLGVEEFLVDFGINPCVMSLNLARNESLSDECIKKIAFCCPNLQELKISHCPTITEEGIREVLRSCGEIRHLEMNHCSGIKCLDIDFELPKLEVVQAEGPVLDDEALMMIAKRCHGLLQLDLEGCLNVTIKGVNGVVQSCMRLREVNLKWCDNVKVDIIQRMVFSRPSLRKIIPPCRFIPTDKQNKFFLRHGCLVCKG